In Pedobacter sp. WC2423, the following are encoded in one genomic region:
- a CDS encoding DUF4293 domain-containing protein codes for MIQRVQSIWLFLAALTLFLVLILPVLIIHGAPGDLTFQIGGIYEKVNNISQKTESFTALFGATIAVGLVCLANIFTFKNRTLQKRIILLTMVLILALAAWATSYAMQIPRISEGFTLSAGAYLPVLSLIFCALAIRGINKDDQLIRSADRLR; via the coding sequence ATGATACAAAGGGTTCAATCCATCTGGTTATTTTTAGCAGCGCTTACGTTGTTTTTAGTATTAATTCTTCCTGTTTTAATTATACATGGCGCTCCGGGAGATTTAACATTCCAGATTGGTGGTATTTATGAGAAAGTAAATAATATCAGCCAGAAAACTGAATCCTTTACTGCGCTTTTCGGTGCAACAATCGCTGTTGGCCTGGTTTGCCTGGCAAACATCTTCACTTTCAAAAACAGAACGCTACAGAAACGGATTATCCTGCTGACGATGGTTTTAATTCTTGCTTTAGCAGCATGGGCAACAAGTTATGCAATGCAGATTCCCCGGATTTCTGAAGGATTTACGCTAAGTGCAGGCGCTTATTTACCTGTGCTTTCCCTGATTTTTTGTGCCCTTGCGATCAGAGGGATCAATAAGGATGATCAGTTAATACGCTCGGCAGATAGATTAAGATAG
- a CDS encoding ABC transporter ATP-binding protein — MSKITGDALNVGLLRRVFQYVKPYRSIFIWSVILTILLALIAPVRPFLIKYTLDNYILKGEHNGLVMMTMLMLFLLVVQSVIQYSHTLLTNTLGQSAIRDLRINVFNHITKLRLQYFDKTPIGQLITRTVSDLETISDIFSEGLIVIIGDILQVIAIIAVMFYADWELTVIVLLPMPLLIMATSVFQKSIKSAFQEIRTEVSNLNTYLQEHITGISIIQYFAREDQEFRKFKKINARYRDANIRSNWYYSIFFPVVEIISAMSLGLLVWYGAKSILAKPLDVTPGTIAEFILYISMLFRPIRELADKFNTLQMGMVGAERVFKVLDTKELTTNNGTYQPEKMAGNIKFDKVWFAYNDENYVLKDISFEVKAGQTVAMVGATGAGKSSTINILNRFYEIQKGEIKVDGISINDYELNYLRNNIATVLQDVFLFSDTIFNNITLNNPAITMEEVVDAAQKVGAHDFIERLPGGYQYNVMERGATLSAGQAQLISFIRALVYNPSILVLDEATSSVDTETEMLIQTAIDKLMKGRTSIVIAHRLSTIQKADQIIVLDKGEIKEIGNHQELLKLDGYYKRLYDLQFHSVGIAK, encoded by the coding sequence ATGTCGAAAATTACAGGTGATGCGTTAAACGTGGGCTTATTGAGAAGAGTTTTTCAATACGTCAAACCCTACCGCAGCATATTTATCTGGTCAGTTATTTTAACGATACTACTCGCATTAATTGCACCAGTAAGACCTTTTCTGATCAAATACACCCTGGATAACTATATTTTAAAAGGGGAGCACAACGGCCTGGTGATGATGACCATGCTCATGCTCTTTTTGCTGGTTGTACAAAGTGTCATTCAATACAGCCATACCCTGTTAACCAATACCCTTGGGCAATCGGCTATCCGTGACCTGAGAATCAACGTATTCAATCATATCACTAAACTCAGGCTGCAATACTTTGATAAGACACCGATCGGACAATTGATAACCCGTACAGTTTCAGATCTGGAAACTATCTCTGATATTTTCTCAGAGGGCCTGATTGTAATCATTGGTGATATCCTTCAGGTCATTGCCATTATTGCTGTCATGTTTTATGCAGACTGGGAATTAACCGTGATTGTACTTTTACCGATGCCCCTGCTGATTATGGCGACTTCTGTATTTCAGAAATCTATCAAATCGGCCTTTCAGGAAATCAGAACTGAAGTATCCAATTTAAATACCTACCTGCAAGAGCATATTACTGGTATTTCTATCATTCAATATTTTGCCAGAGAAGACCAGGAATTCCGTAAATTCAAAAAAATCAATGCACGCTACCGTGATGCAAACATTCGTTCCAACTGGTATTACTCCATCTTTTTCCCGGTTGTAGAAATTATCTCAGCGATGTCACTAGGCCTTTTGGTCTGGTATGGGGCAAAAAGCATTCTGGCCAAACCTCTTGATGTTACGCCAGGTACAATCGCAGAGTTTATCCTGTATATCAGTATGCTATTCAGGCCAATTCGCGAACTTGCTGATAAATTCAATACCCTGCAAATGGGAATGGTAGGGGCAGAACGTGTATTTAAAGTGTTAGATACTAAAGAACTGACCACAAACAATGGTACTTATCAACCTGAGAAAATGGCCGGTAACATTAAATTCGACAAAGTCTGGTTTGCTTATAATGATGAAAATTACGTCTTAAAAGATATCTCCTTTGAAGTCAAGGCAGGGCAGACTGTGGCGATGGTTGGTGCAACTGGTGCAGGTAAATCGTCTACAATCAATATCCTGAACCGCTTTTATGAGATCCAGAAAGGCGAAATCAAAGTTGATGGGATAAGTATTAATGACTACGAGTTAAACTACCTGAGGAATAATATCGCTACCGTACTACAGGACGTTTTCCTGTTCTCCGATACAATTTTCAATAATATCACGCTGAATAACCCTGCCATAACTATGGAGGAAGTGGTTGATGCGGCTCAAAAAGTAGGTGCACATGACTTCATTGAAAGACTACCCGGAGGCTACCAGTATAATGTAATGGAACGCGGGGCCACACTTTCTGCCGGACAAGCACAGCTGATTTCGTTCATCAGGGCATTGGTTTATAATCCTTCTATTCTTGTGCTCGATGAAGCTACTTCATCTGTAGATACAGAAACCGAAATGCTGATTCAGACTGCGATTGATAAATTGATGAAAGGCCGTACTTCTATTGTGATCGCACACCGCTTATCAACTATACAAAAGGCTGATCAGATTATAGTATTGGATAAGGGAGAGATTAAAGAAATTGGTAATCACCAGGAATTGCTGAAACTTGACGGGTATTACAAAAGGCTGTACGATTTGCAGTTTCACTCCGTTGGTATCGCTAAATAA
- a CDS encoding septal ring lytic transglycosylase RlpA family protein: MRYCLLLLSIFLFLQVDAQGDTTVLDSTALDGSTLIKTGMATYYHRKFEGKRTTSGAKYRRSKLTAAHRSLPFGTIVTVTNVETGKSVDVEINDRGPFTKRYIIDVSEQAAKDLGFFRKGQSKVKISYDKSS; the protein is encoded by the coding sequence ATGAGATATTGTTTGCTTTTATTGAGTATATTCTTGTTCTTGCAAGTTGACGCACAGGGAGATACTACAGTGCTGGACAGTACAGCTTTAGACGGTTCAACGCTAATAAAAACAGGAATGGCAACCTATTATCACAGGAAGTTTGAAGGTAAAAGAACCACCAGCGGAGCCAAATACCGGCGAAGTAAATTAACAGCCGCTCACCGCTCACTTCCCTTTGGTACGATCGTCACGGTCACCAACGTTGAGACAGGAAAATCAGTAGACGTGGAAATCAATGACAGAGGCCCTTTTACAAAAAGATATATTATTGATGTTTCAGAACAAGCTGCCAAAGACCTCGGTTTTTTTAGAAAAGGACAGTCCAAAGTGAAAATCAGCTACGATAAATCCTCTTAA
- the truA gene encoding tRNA pseudouridine(38-40) synthase TruA — MNIQRFFIELAYDGTAYHGWQTQPNAITVQQELDRALTVFFRQPVETLGCGRTDAGVHASKFFAHADLQNVTEEAATIAVGSINSLLPYPIAIKRIFKVSATAHARFDATARSYEYHFHFHKDPFKLNRSWLYKGKLDIEAMNIAAARLLNYTDFTSFSKSNTSTATNNCKITEAYFREIEGGLIFTISADRFLRNMVRAIVGTLILIGKKEISLAQLEEIIGSKNRSNAGQSVPACGLYLVNVIYPFVN; from the coding sequence TTGAATATACAACGTTTTTTTATAGAATTAGCCTACGATGGAACAGCTTACCATGGATGGCAGACGCAGCCAAACGCGATTACCGTTCAGCAGGAATTGGACAGGGCATTAACCGTTTTCTTCAGGCAACCTGTAGAAACACTGGGCTGTGGCAGAACAGATGCCGGAGTGCACGCCAGTAAATTCTTTGCACATGCAGATTTACAAAATGTAACAGAAGAAGCAGCTACAATTGCTGTTGGGAGTATAAATTCTCTGCTGCCTTATCCGATTGCTATCAAAAGAATCTTTAAAGTTTCAGCAACCGCACACGCACGTTTTGATGCCACAGCGAGATCTTATGAATATCATTTTCATTTTCATAAAGACCCTTTTAAATTAAACCGTTCCTGGTTATATAAAGGTAAACTGGATATTGAAGCTATGAATATTGCTGCTGCCCGGCTCCTGAACTATACAGATTTTACCAGCTTTAGTAAATCCAATACCTCTACGGCTACAAATAATTGTAAAATTACAGAGGCTTACTTTCGTGAAATCGAGGGTGGTCTTATATTTACGATCTCAGCTGATCGTTTTCTGAGAAATATGGTGCGTGCAATTGTTGGTACCCTGATCCTGATCGGAAAAAAAGAGATCAGCCTGGCGCAGCTGGAAGAAATTATAGGAAGTAAAAACCGGAGTAATGCCGGGCAGTCAGTACCTGCCTGTGGCCTTTACCTGGTCAATGTCATTTATCCTTTTGTAAATTAA
- a CDS encoding methionine-R-sulfoxide reductase, producing MKTIISKSILIAGLVCICSLMACAQKQQKESPSKTTGKMEWNKLTAEEEDVIVHKGTEYPGTGTLLKNTAKGTYTCKRCNAALYRSESKFESSCGWPSFDDEIKGAVIRIPDADGSRTEIVCANCKAHLGHVFLGEGFTAKNTRNCVNSISMNFVPDK from the coding sequence ATGAAAACGATCATCAGTAAATCGATATTAATAGCCGGGCTTGTTTGCATTTGCAGCTTAATGGCCTGTGCGCAGAAACAACAAAAAGAATCACCTTCAAAAACCACCGGAAAAATGGAATGGAATAAATTAACCGCCGAAGAAGAAGATGTAATTGTGCATAAAGGCACAGAATATCCAGGAACTGGAACGTTATTGAAAAATACAGCAAAAGGTACCTATACCTGCAAACGTTGCAACGCAGCCCTTTACCGTTCGGAATCAAAATTTGAATCCTCATGCGGCTGGCCGAGCTTTGATGACGAGATTAAAGGTGCAGTAATCAGGATTCCTGACGCTGATGGATCGCGTACGGAAATCGTGTGTGCAAACTGTAAAGCACACCTTGGACACGTGTTCCTGGGCGAAGGATTTACCGCAAAAAATACAAGAAACTGTGTAAACTCAATTTCAATGAATTTTGTTCCTGATAAATAG
- a CDS encoding ribonucleoside-diphosphate reductase small subunit has translation MEEEVLLKENKDRFVLLPIKYPAIWEMYKKSEASFWTAEEIDLSDDQKHWDNLNDGERHFISHILAFFSASDGIVNENLAVNFMSEVQLPEARCFYGFQIMMENIHSETYALLIDTYIKDEAEKDRLFHAIDTVPCVKRKAEWALRWIDGGNFAERLVAFAAVEGIFFSGSFCSIFWLKKRGLMPGLTFSNELISRDEGMHCEFACLLYKMLKNKLSQEAVHGIIKDAVEIEKEFVTDALPVALIGMNAKLMSQYIEFVADRWSSELGYDKIYNATNPFDFMEMISLQGKTNFFEKRVGDYQKSGVLTSSEDKASAFSLDDDF, from the coding sequence ATGGAAGAAGAAGTATTACTGAAAGAGAACAAAGATCGCTTTGTACTTTTGCCGATTAAATATCCGGCAATCTGGGAAATGTACAAAAAGAGTGAAGCTAGTTTTTGGACGGCCGAAGAGATTGATCTGTCTGATGATCAGAAACACTGGGATAATCTTAATGATGGAGAGCGCCACTTCATCTCTCATATCCTGGCATTTTTCTCGGCCAGTGACGGAATTGTGAATGAGAACCTTGCAGTCAACTTTATGAGTGAAGTCCAGTTACCAGAGGCACGTTGCTTTTATGGTTTCCAGATTATGATGGAAAACATCCACTCTGAAACTTACGCCTTATTAATTGATACTTATATCAAGGATGAAGCAGAAAAAGACAGACTGTTCCACGCTATTGACACTGTACCTTGCGTAAAGAGAAAAGCAGAATGGGCATTACGCTGGATCGACGGAGGAAACTTCGCTGAACGTCTGGTAGCTTTTGCAGCTGTAGAAGGAATTTTCTTCAGCGGAAGTTTCTGTTCAATTTTCTGGTTGAAGAAACGTGGTTTAATGCCAGGTCTGACTTTCAGCAATGAGCTGATCTCAAGAGACGAAGGTATGCACTGTGAATTTGCCTGCCTGCTTTACAAAATGCTGAAGAATAAACTTTCTCAGGAAGCAGTTCATGGTATCATCAAAGATGCCGTTGAAATAGAAAAAGAATTTGTGACAGATGCACTGCCAGTTGCACTGATCGGTATGAATGCCAAACTAATGTCTCAGTATATCGAATTTGTGGCCGACAGGTGGTCAAGCGAACTGGGATATGACAAAATATATAACGCTACTAATCCGTTTGACTTCATGGAGATGATCTCCCTGCAGGGAAAAACCAATTTCTTTGAGAAACGTGTTGGGGATTACCAGAAAAGTGGTGTGTTGACGTCTTCAGAAGACAAAGCTTCGGCTTTTTCTCTGGATGATGATTTTTAA
- a CDS encoding DEAD/DEAH box helicase produces the protein MINPFKLLGISDDVVNAVKDLGFENPTPIQEQAIPVLLEGNNDFVGLAQTGTGKTAAFGLPLIELIDFKMNKPQALILCPTRELCLQIASDIKNYSKNTPGASVVAVYGGANIVQQLREIRNGVQVVVATPGRMLDIIGRKAIDFSSVKYVVLDEADEMLNMGFQEDINDILSTTPDDKKTWLFSATMPPEVRRIAKNYMDNPTELTMGTKNTGNVNIEHEYYVVRARDKYAALKRIVDFNPEIFAVVFCKTKMDTQDVAENLIKDGYNADALHGDLSQQQRDKVMQRFRDRNMQLLIATDVAARGIDVNNVTHVVNYSLPDEIESYTHRSGRTGRAGKSGISICIINSKETGKIRQIERIIGKAFTKAELPTGFDVCEKQLFSLVHKVHNVEVNEAQIEQYIPRIMDEFAELSKEEVIKRFASLEFNRFLEYYKNAPDLNAAATDERGERSERGARGARNSDFTRLFINVGSVDEFTRGDLLSFVCNNGKISGKNIGKIDLKGVYSFFEVENAIVDSLFANFKDIQFNNRSVRIEKSGDAPEGGERRSGGGERRSYSGGGDRRSSGGGERKSYGGGERKSYGGGERKSYGGGNSGGSGRREGGSSAGGFRDFSGKPREGGSGTGERRRRS, from the coding sequence ATGATAAACCCATTTAAATTATTGGGGATAAGTGATGACGTTGTTAATGCCGTAAAGGATTTAGGTTTCGAAAATCCAACACCTATTCAGGAGCAAGCTATTCCTGTGCTGTTAGAGGGCAATAATGATTTTGTTGGTTTGGCCCAAACAGGAACAGGAAAAACAGCAGCATTTGGTTTGCCGCTGATTGAACTGATTGACTTCAAGATGAATAAGCCTCAGGCTTTAATTCTATGCCCTACCCGGGAGCTTTGCTTGCAAATTGCCAGCGACATCAAAAATTACTCAAAAAATACGCCTGGTGCTAGTGTTGTTGCCGTTTACGGTGGCGCGAACATTGTGCAGCAATTGCGTGAAATTAGAAACGGTGTACAAGTAGTTGTAGCTACACCGGGTCGTATGTTAGACATTATCGGTCGTAAGGCTATAGATTTCAGTAGTGTGAAATATGTAGTTCTTGATGAGGCTGACGAAATGCTGAACATGGGCTTCCAGGAAGACATTAATGATATCTTGTCTACTACACCTGACGACAAAAAAACCTGGTTATTTTCAGCTACTATGCCTCCTGAGGTTAGAAGAATAGCTAAAAACTACATGGACAACCCTACTGAGTTGACTATGGGGACCAAAAACACTGGTAACGTAAATATTGAGCATGAGTACTATGTAGTACGTGCCAGAGATAAATATGCTGCCTTAAAACGTATTGTAGATTTCAACCCTGAAATTTTCGCAGTAGTTTTCTGTAAAACCAAAATGGATACGCAGGATGTTGCTGAGAACCTGATTAAGGACGGCTACAATGCTGATGCTTTGCATGGTGACTTATCACAACAACAACGTGATAAAGTTATGCAGCGCTTCCGTGACCGTAACATGCAGTTATTAATTGCTACTGATGTTGCTGCACGTGGTATCGATGTAAATAACGTAACTCACGTTGTTAACTATTCATTACCTGATGAAATTGAAAGTTATACCCACAGAAGTGGTCGTACAGGAAGAGCTGGTAAATCTGGTATTTCTATCTGTATTATCAATTCTAAAGAAACCGGAAAAATCCGTCAGATTGAAAGAATCATCGGTAAAGCATTTACTAAAGCTGAATTACCTACAGGATTTGATGTTTGCGAAAAACAACTTTTCTCATTGGTTCACAAAGTTCACAATGTTGAAGTAAATGAAGCACAAATTGAGCAGTACATCCCAAGAATCATGGATGAATTTGCTGAATTGAGCAAAGAAGAAGTGATCAAACGTTTTGCATCTTTAGAGTTTAACCGCTTTTTAGAGTATTACAAAAATGCACCGGATTTAAATGCAGCTGCTACTGATGAGCGTGGTGAACGTTCTGAGCGCGGTGCAAGAGGTGCTAGAAACAGTGATTTTACCCGTTTGTTTATCAACGTAGGTTCGGTAGATGAATTTACAAGAGGTGACTTATTATCTTTTGTTTGTAACAATGGTAAAATCAGTGGAAAAAACATTGGTAAAATTGACCTTAAAGGTGTGTATTCATTCTTTGAAGTTGAAAATGCTATTGTTGATTCATTGTTCGCAAATTTCAAAGACATCCAGTTCAATAACAGAAGTGTTAGAATTGAAAAATCTGGAGATGCTCCTGAAGGTGGTGAAAGAAGATCTGGTGGTGGAGAAAGAAGAAGCTATAGTGGTGGTGGCGACAGAAGAAGTTCTGGCGGTGGAGAAAGAAAGAGCTATGGTGGTGGTGAAAGAAAGAGTTATGGCGGTGGCGAAAGAAAAAGCTACGGTGGCGGTAATTCTGGCGGAAGCGGAAGACGTGAAGGTGGAAGCAGTGCTGGCGGTTTCAGAGATTTCTCTGGTAAACCACGCGAAGGTGGAAGCGGAACGGGCGAAAGAAGACGCAGATCTTAA
- the sucD gene encoding succinate--CoA ligase subunit alpha yields the protein MSVLVNKDSKVIVQGFTGNEGTYHASQMIEYGTDVVGGVTPGKGGQTHLDRPVFNTVKDAVDQAGANVSIIFVPPAFAADAIMEAAEAGIKVIVCITEGIPTKDMIQVKEYITGRDCRLIGPNCPGVITADEAKVGIMPGFIFKKGTVGVVSKSGTLTYEAVDQVVKAGLGITTAIGIGGDPIIGTTTKEAVELLMNDPETEGIIMIGEIGGGMEAEAALWIKEHGTKPVVGFIAGQTAPAGRKMGHAGAIVGGVDDTAAAKMKIMAECGIRVVESPAEIGEAMAELLKK from the coding sequence ATGAGTGTTTTAGTAAATAAAGATTCAAAAGTAATTGTACAAGGTTTTACCGGAAATGAAGGTACTTACCATGCTTCACAAATGATAGAATACGGAACTGACGTAGTTGGCGGGGTTACACCTGGTAAAGGCGGACAAACTCATTTAGACAGACCGGTTTTTAACACGGTTAAAGATGCGGTTGATCAAGCTGGAGCTAATGTATCTATTATTTTTGTTCCACCTGCATTTGCTGCAGATGCCATTATGGAAGCTGCTGAAGCTGGAATAAAAGTTATTGTATGTATTACTGAAGGTATCCCTACAAAGGATATGATTCAGGTCAAAGAATATATTACTGGAAGGGATTGCCGTTTAATCGGTCCTAACTGTCCGGGTGTTATTACTGCTGATGAAGCTAAAGTTGGTATCATGCCAGGTTTTATCTTCAAAAAAGGTACAGTAGGTGTTGTTTCTAAATCAGGGACATTAACTTATGAAGCAGTTGACCAGGTAGTGAAAGCAGGTTTAGGTATCACTACAGCAATCGGTATTGGAGGAGATCCAATTATCGGTACAACTACTAAAGAAGCTGTTGAATTGTTAATGAATGATCCTGAAACTGAAGGTATCATCATGATCGGTGAAATTGGTGGTGGTATGGAAGCTGAAGCTGCGCTTTGGATCAAAGAACATGGTACAAAACCAGTAGTAGGATTTATCGCTGGCCAAACTGCTCCTGCGGGACGTAAAATGGGTCACGCTGGTGCTATTGTTGGTGGTGTTGATGATACTGCTGCTGCTAAAATGAAAATTATGGCAGAATGCGGAATCCGTGTAGTAGAAAGTCCTGCTGAAATCGGTGAAGCTATGGCAGAATTATTGAAGAAATAA